CGTGTGATGGACTCCAATTTCAGGGTGACCGGATGGCGGATTGAGTTCGAGGGGGTCTGCCCCTCCTGCGACCATCCCCGGAACGTGGAAATGCAGCGGACCGAAGAGTTTGTTGACTAGGAAAAAAGGAGAACGACCATGCTGAAAAAAGAAATGCAGGATGCCATCAACGCGCAAATCAACGAGGAGTTGTATTCCTCCTACCTTTACGCCGCCATGGTGAACTATTTTGAGCAGGCCAACCTGAAGGGTATGGCCGCCTGGATGCGCATCCAGGTTCAGGAAGAGCTGATGCACGCCAGCAAGATGTTCCAGTTCGTGCTGGACCGCGGCGGCGAGGTCTCCCTGTCCGCCATCAAGGCACCCACGGCGAAATGGGCCAGCCCCCTGGCCGCATGGAAGGCCGCCTACAAGCATGAGTGCCACATTTCCGAGTGCATCAACGCGCTGTATTCCAAGGCTGCGGCGTGCAAGGACCCGGCAAGCACGATTT
This portion of the Candidatus Hydrogenedentota bacterium genome encodes:
- a CDS encoding ferritin, giving the protein MLKKEMQDAINAQINEELYSSYLYAAMVNYFEQANLKGMAAWMRIQVQEELMHASKMFQFVLDRGGEVSLSAIKAPTAKWASPLAAWKAAYKHECHISECINALYSKAAACKDPASTIFYEWFVTEQVEEEANVSDIVAQMTLVEGAPGGLFLLDRELGTRTLPAAGTAAT